CGGGTGTCATCGCTCCTTGGCTTGGTGAGGTGCGCTGGCATCGGGGCCAGCGCGGTGCGGTGAGCTGTCGACGTGAAGCCTACACTCCAAGTGATGGCTTACTCGCCCTCGGCCTTCTTCTCGGTCTCCGGGTGGATCAGCACCTTCAGCGCGTGCTTCTGGCCGAGGTATTTGATGGCGATGTCGTGCAGCTCCTTCGCGGTGATGGAGGCGTAGTCGGCATCGCGGCCGCGGATGAGGTCGAGGCGGGCGGGGTCTTCCTGGGACTGGGCGAGCACGGTGCCGAGCCAGTAGGAGTTGTCGCGCTTCGTCTTCTCCATGGTCGCCTGCATCGGCTTGCGGGCGCGGTCGAGCTCGTCGTCATTCGTGCCGTCGCGGGCGAGCAGGTTGGCGATCTCGGTGGCGGTGTCGGCCAGCTTCTTCGTGTCCTCCGCCTTGCCGACGCACATGGCCATCATGTAGCCGTAGCCGTCGAGGCCGTCCGAGCCGGTCGCTCCCGCATTCGGGCTGTAGGAGGCACCGAGCTTCTCGCGGATCTCCTCGCGCAGGCGGTCGCTGAGGATGCTGCCGAGCAGGTTCAGGCGGCGGAAGAGCTTGGTATTCCCGCGCAGGCCCTCCGTTTTCCATACCACGATGGCGGTGCCCTGGGCGATCTTGCTATCGTAGGTGAAGGTCTTCTCAGCGGCACCCTTCGGGAAGTTGATCTTCCGTGCGGCGGCCAGGTCGGCCTTCTTCTCCGCGCGTGCGGGCAGCGCGCCAAAGGTCTTCAGCACCAGCGGCAGCAGCGTGCTCTCGTCGAAGTCACCCACGATGCTGAGCTCCAGGTAGTCCTTCGTCAGCGCGGGCGTGAGCCACTTGCGCGCATCCTCGATGGTGTAGCTGCCCAGCTTCTCCTCGGTGAGCACACCCCAGCGCGAGTCCGCGCCGTGGAGCCATGCCTCCATCTGCGCGTGCGGGCCCTCGGGCGTGTGGCGGAGCTGCTGGAAGATCATCGGGATGGCCTTCTTGAACTGCGCCACCGCTTCCTCCCGGTAGCCGGGGTCGGTGAGCTGCGCGCACATGATCTGGAGTTGCAGCCCGATGTCCTCCGGCGTGGTGCGGCCGCCGAGCGTGAAGGCATCGTCGCCCACCGCGAAGGCCGTGCCGACATTCTGCCCGGCCAGGATCTGCTGGAGATCGTCCACCGAGTGCTTGCCCAGGCCGCCCGCGTCAAAGACCGAGCTGGCGAACAAATCCAGGCCCGGCATGTCCTTCGGCTGGGTCAGCTTGCCGCTGCCGAAGCGCGTCGTGAGACGGATGGATCCCTTCTCGAAGTCCGTCTTCTTCAGGTTCAGGCGGACGCCATTGGAAAGCACGATCTGGGAGAACTCCAGGCCCTCCACTTCCTTCCGCGACTTCACCGTGCCGGCGGGGCCGAAGTCGGTGTAGGCGAATTCCACGGCCTCCTTCTGCTCCGGTGCCTCCACCGGCTTGCTACGGGACTCCTCGTAGATGGCCAGCAGCGTCGCGCGGGCATTCTCCGGCTCCTGCTTCGTCGTCAGCACCAGGTGCATCCCCTGGTCCGCCCAGAATTCGCGGAAGGCCGCGTGGCACGTCTCCGCCGTCATGGTGTCCAGGCCCTTCGCGATGATCTCCAGGTCCGTCTCCGGCGTGGAGAAGACCGTTCCATCATTGATCGAGCGTGCGATCCCCGTGGCGAGCGATTCCGACTTGCGGGTCGGCGCGGTCTTCACCGCCTGCTGGTAGGCATTCAGCACGTTCGCCTTCGCCTCCGCGATCTCCGCATCCGTGAAGCCGAACTCCAGCGCGCGGCGGAATTCCTGCTCCAGCACCGGCAGCGCGTCCTGCCAGCGGTCATCCGCGGCCGTCACGTCGAAGGAGCCGATCTCGGCGTAGTTGAAAAGCTCATCGCGCGACGAGCTGCCCTTCGCGATGGGAGAGCCATCCTGCTTCGAGATGCGCTCGAAGCGGCGGCCGATCGCCGCATTCGCCAGGCCCAGCGGCAGCATGGAGAGCCGGCGCGTCGAGCTGTCCGGCACGATGCTGTACGGGCGCACGGACACCAGCGAGAGATCCGTGGAAGTCACTTCCTTGTCCGAGAAGACCGCGGCCTGCATGCCCTCGATCTTCTTGATCTCGCCCAGCTCGGGATTCTTGCCCGGGTCCGCGGGATTCGTCAGCGAGGAGAAGTTCTCCTTGATGCGTGCCTCGATCTCCTCGGGCTTCACATCGCCCACCACGACGAAGGTCATGCGCTCCGGCGTGTAGTAGCGCGTGTAGAGATCCACGAAGCGCTCGCGCGGAGCGGTCTTGATCACCTCCTCGGTGCCGATGGGGAAGCGCTTCGTGAGCAGCGAGCCCGGCAGCAGCTCCGCGAACTGCTGCTCCATCAGGCGGAAGCCCACCGTATCCCGGCTGGTCTTTTCGGAAAGGATCACGCCGCGCTCCTTGTCGATCTCCTCGGCATCCAGCTTCGCGCCATCGCCGAAGTCGCGCATGATGGTGAAGCCCAGCTTCATGATCTCCTCAGAGAGATCCGGCAGGTCCAGCATGTACACCGTCTCGTCAAAGGACGTGTAGGCATTCACGTGCGCGCCGAAGGCGATGCCCAGGCGCTGCATCCGAGGGATCAGCTCGTCCGGGGTGAAGTTCTTCGAGCCATTGAAGACCATGTGCTCCAGGAAGTGAGCCACGCCGCGCTGGTCATCCGCCTCCATCAGCGAGCCCGCCGCGATGTGCATGCGCAGCGAGACGCGGCCCGG
The sequence above is drawn from the Luteolibacter flavescens genome and encodes:
- a CDS encoding M16 family metallopeptidase — encoded protein: MIRKPAPPPPAAEPPAAEGSEPAKEGDTAAAEKPDPATTEPATLSVKTDTEAADATAKTWPQEQSDIAADPKAVFGKLENGMRYIIYPNAEPPGRVSLRMHIAAGSLMEADDQRGVAHFLEHMVFNGSKNFTPDELIPRMQRLGIAFGAHVNAYTSFDETVYMLDLPDLSEEIMKLGFTIMRDFGDGAKLDAEEIDKERGVILSEKTSRDTVGFRLMEQQFAELLPGSLLTKRFPIGTEEVIKTAPRERFVDLYTRYYTPERMTFVVVGDVKPEEIEARIKENFSSLTNPADPGKNPELGEIKKIEGMQAAVFSDKEVTSTDLSLVSVRPYSIVPDSSTRRLSMLPLGLANAAIGRRFERISKQDGSPIAKGSSSRDELFNYAEIGSFDVTAADDRWQDALPVLEQEFRRALEFGFTDAEIAEAKANVLNAYQQAVKTAPTRKSESLATGIARSINDGTVFSTPETDLEIIAKGLDTMTAETCHAAFREFWADQGMHLVLTTKQEPENARATLLAIYEESRSKPVEAPEQKEAVEFAYTDFGPAGTVKSRKEVEGLEFSQIVLSNGVRLNLKKTDFEKGSIRLTTRFGSGKLTQPKDMPGLDLFASSVFDAGGLGKHSVDDLQQILAGQNVGTAFAVGDDAFTLGGRTTPEDIGLQLQIMCAQLTDPGYREEAVAQFKKAIPMIFQQLRHTPEGPHAQMEAWLHGADSRWGVLTEEKLGSYTIEDARKWLTPALTKDYLELSIVGDFDESTLLPLVLKTFGALPARAEKKADLAAARKINFPKGAAEKTFTYDSKIAQGTAIVVWKTEGLRGNTKLFRRLNLLGSILSDRLREEIREKLGASYSPNAGATGSDGLDGYGYMMAMCVGKAEDTKKLADTATEIANLLARDGTNDDELDRARKPMQATMEKTKRDNSYWLGTVLAQSQEDPARLDLIRGRDADYASITAKELHDIAIKYLGQKHALKVLIHPETEKKAEGE